Proteins encoded by one window of Corythoichthys intestinalis isolate RoL2023-P3 chromosome 20, ASM3026506v1, whole genome shotgun sequence:
- the rnf6 gene encoding E3 ubiquitin-protein ligase RNF6, producing MDPPGGGDERRRQAERLRREEAYYHFINDLSEEEYRLMRDSNLLGTPGEVTAEELQQRLDGAKERESSQSSNEQLLPAAEPQEQQAVSGEERGPVGRRGAGNTDPGAEASNGDSLLEWLNTFRRTGNATRSGQSGNQTWRAVSRTNPNSGEFRFSLEININHDQPDTGEHADTLEAPEQSAPAPSLTPLPSRAASSAAARPSTTPRPAPYPTPRPTLTRRIQTRRTRSSSTTPSISNPGVPPAQLRGDVMYSLVPPPTVSQSRQSTSSPHPPANAELEQNRDDVTLSLDCPRVSPQSGSQAPPAGQEARRTRSRGRWRRVAATWNGAAPPRATRRSRSPLHRSSTSTPASSSAVSGSSIHIVDAGMSSVSTEVAAEPATTAAESNTENGENESQSTGAGSSSVRRHPTIMLDLQVRRIRPGENRDRDSIASRTRSRARVAENTVTFESDSGGFRRTISRSERAGIRTYVSTIRIPLRRISETGLGEPNSTALRSILRQIMTGFGELSSLMETEADSESATPAAHVDVGVTNANASPANENASVQAGSGGQEQERVGPTSNEEEPVSQARLGGGTANASEARPTSRDTNNLVENGTLPILRLAQFFLLNDEDDDDHPRGLTKEQIDNLATRSYGQASLEGEAGRACSVCINEYAQGNKLRRLPCAHEFHIHCIDRWLSENNTCPICRQPILAAAHHD from the exons ATGGACCCTCCTGGTGGGGGAGACGAGCGTCGGAGACAGGCCGAGCGTCTTCGGAGGGAGGAGGCCTACTACCACTTTATTAATGACCTGAGTGAAGAGGAGTATCGCCTCATGAGAGACAGCAACCTGTTGGGGACCCCCG GAGAGGTGACAGCCGAAGAGCTCCAGCAACGTCTCGACGGTGCCAAGGAGCGCGAGTCGTCCCAGTCCAGCAACGAGCAGCTCTTGCCAGCCGCTGAGCCACAGGAGCAGCAGGCAGTTAGCGGAGAGGAAAGAGGGCCTGTGGGGAGACGAGGAGCTG GAAACACAGATCCAGGTGCAGAAGCGTCCAACGGTGACTCATTGCTCGAGTGGTTGAACACCTTCCGGCGCACCGGGAACGCAACCCGCAGTGGGCAGAGCGGCAACCAAACGTGGCGTGCCGTTAGCCGGACCAACCCCAACAGTGGAGAGTTCCGCTTCAGCCTGGAGATCAACATCAACCACGATCAGCCGGACACGGGGGAACACGCCGACACTTTGGAGGCACCCGAGCAGTCCGCCCCCGCGCCGAGTTTGACGCCTTTGCCGAGCCGTGCCGCTTCTTCAGCTGCCGCCCGCCCGTCCACCACACCCAGGCCGGCCCCTTATCCGACGCCTAGGCCCACACTGACCAGAAGGATACAGACTCGGCGTACACGCAGCAGTAGCACCACCCCTTCCATTTCAAACCCTGGTGTGCCACCTGCACAGCTGAGAGGAGATGTAATGTACTCTTTAGTGCCGCCACCCACTGTTTCTCAGTCGCGTCAGTCTACATCTTCTCCGCATCCGCCTGCCAATGCAGAACTGGAGCAAAACCGAGACGACGTGACTTTATCTCTCGACTGCCCCCGCGTCTCGCCCCAGTCAGGGTCTCAGGCGCCACCTGCAGGACAGGAAGCGCGTCGGACTCGATCTCGGGGGCGCTGGCGCCGAGTGGCGGCCACGTGGAACGGCGCCGCCCCGCCCCGCGCCACTAGACGAAGTCGGTCTCCTTTGCACAGAAGTTCCACTAGCACGCCGGCATCCAGCAGTGCAGTTAGTGGGTCTAGTATTCATATTGTCGATGCGGGGATGAGCTCCGTTTCCACGGAAGTTGCGGCGGAACCGGCAACCACTGCGGCGGAGTCGAACACAGAGAATGGTGAAAATGAATCGCAGTCTACCGGAGCGGGAAGTTCTTCAGTTAGACGTCACCCTACTATCATGCTGGATCTCCAGGTGAGACGGATCCGACCTGGAGAAAATAGGGACCGCGACAGCATTGCCAGCAGGACGCGTTCGCGGGCCCGCGTCGCCGAAAACACGGTCACGTTTGAGAGCGACAGCGGCGGCTTCCGGCGCACCATCTCCCGCTCGGAACGCGCTGGAATCCGCACCTACGTTAGCACCATTCGGATCCCGCTGCGCCGCATCAGCGAGACGGGACTGGGCGAGCCAAACTCCACAGCACTGCGGTCAATCCTTCGCCAGATCATGACCGGGTTCGGTGAGCTCAGCTCTCTTATGGAGACGGAGGCTGATTCTGAAAGCGCGACGCCTGCTGCCCACGTGGACGTCGGTGTCACAAACGCAAATGCCAGCCCGGCCAATGAGAACGCTTCAGTTCAAGCGGGCTCGGGGGGGCAGGAGCAAGAAAGAGTGGGTCCTACGAGCAACGAGGAGGAACCGGTCAGCCAGGCTAGACTCGGCGGGGGTACGGCAAACGCCAGTGAAGCCCGACCCACTAGCAGAGACACAAACAACCTTGTGGAAAACGGCACCCTACCCATCCTACGCCTGGCGCAGTTCTTTCTCTTGAACGACGAAGACGACGACGACCACCCACGCGGCCTCACCAAAGAGCAGATTGACAATTTAGCCACGCGCTCGTACGGCCAAGCCAGCCTGGAGGGCGAGGCGGGCCGCGCGTGCAGTGTCTGCATCAACGAGTACGCACAGGGCAACAAGCTAAGGCGTTTACCCTGCGCTCACGAGTTCCACATCCACTGCATCGACCGCTGGCTCTCGGAAAACAACACCTGCCCCATCTGCAGGCAGCCCATTCTGGCAGCGGCACACCACGACTGA